Within Coffea arabica cultivar ET-39 chromosome 4e, Coffea Arabica ET-39 HiFi, whole genome shotgun sequence, the genomic segment tgtttactAAGGTCCAATGTGTTTGAAGATTTAATTTTGCATTTGAGCTTGAGATTGATTAAAATCATTGATGAATCTCTGGTTAAAATTCACTCCATACCCAAGAGCTGTGCTGAAGTGCTTTCTATCCAAGAAATTTGAGCAAGCAGATGTATATGTGCATATTTTTTTAGTATACTGATTATCTTCTTTAAGATTTCACATAAGACATTATTATATCTTTGTTGGTCCTCCTCTCATTAGCTTACAGCTGGGTGGTTCCATCTTATACACTCGACTTTTCAGTGTTTTTACTTAAAACTGATTAATTTGAATATGTTAACCTTTTCCCTTTAATATTTTGGTTGGAAGTGCCAGTTGGGAAAATGGGCTACTTATCCATTTGgcatttgtgtgaagttgagcTGCATTGTTGTTACCTTAATTCATATGGTTGAATCTCTTGCTCACATTCATAGGAGTGATGGATTGTTTTGTAACAAGTCTATCTAGCTAGTTGGACATTTTGGGATATTGATAGAGACAATGGCAGAAGTCAACTGAAGTTTATAAGAGGCATGGCAAGGATGTTTCCGAAGCCCATTTGATTTGGCATGTTTTAGAGGACTAGGAGCGTACTTGGGAGTTGGATTGAGGCTTTAGAGTCTTTTATAAAAGTTTATTTcattgttcatttgtttgtttaatGTTTTCTGGTCTAGTATTTTAGGGGTATTCTTGCAGGAATTCTCTTTTGGTATGTTTGTATTGGTATTTTATTTTCAGTCTTAGAGTGAATGAGGAATCTTTCTGATTTGGTGGTAGTTTTCGTAGTTGGAAAATATTATTGTTTCTATCCTAGTTTGAGTAATGTACTGTAAATTGGAATAGGATTTGATCCACGAGTCCATAAATATTGTACTTCTGCATAAAGAGAAGACAGCAATTCTTACGTTAACAAAATTGTGCAGACTGATTAACTTCTTGAGATTGTGTAATGCAATCTTGTGCTGGGTGTGATGCCTAGAGGCTTCAATGAGTGGTTCCTAGAGTTTTCTAATGTTACCTCCTTCATTGCATGTTTCTGTAACTTCCTTTTATTTCGTGTtctgattttatttattttttgttctcGCTATATTTTCCTACAACACTGTGACTTTCTCAGAGTTCTAAGCCCTCGAAAAGAGCTATTTATAAGTGCTTGGCCTGCCAAGTTTTGGTGCTGCATCAGATATGATATTCTAGTTTGCATAATTTTACTGATAAAGTGATGGAAAACAAGGTAGGGGAAGAGAGGAAATGTGGGTAGAAAGGGAGTGAGTAGAGAGATGAGGTAATGGGAGGCAATATATGCTGGGTTTGTCAATGAGTGAATAAACAACTTATTAGAGGACGTATGTGCCTTGCCTATTAATTAGAGGACAATATGAAATTGTTAAGATTTCATTCTCTTAAAATGAAATATGGATCCTAAAACAACCAAATCCTATATATTACTTGAAACAAATTCTGAGATGTACAAAAATTTTAGAATGAAGGTTAAATTTTTccacattattttttttaatcttttttcagGCCTCTTATTACCTCCATTAGATGATGGATTTATTCCAATCTGATCTCAATTATCAAACTCTAAACTTTGATTCATAGCTTGCTCAGAATGGAGTGGTCATCCACTGTTCTTTTGTTGTCAATGTAATATGAGGATGGGCTTTCGCTTGAATGAAGAGTTTGATTCTCAAACTTTTTCCCTTCAATGCACAGGTGCTGGAATTTCTCCCGACCAAAATCGATCCATAATAAGAAAGTCTGTTACCAAACTTGGTGGCTTGATTGCAAGTTCCTCTGGAGATGTTGAAAACTTGTCAACCTCTAATGTGACAAAGACTTCTGAACTGCTTGAAGTCATAAGCCAAACTAATACATCAGCCCATCTGGCGGAGGTTAGGTTGGAAAAGCTTCCCACTCAGCTGGTCACCCAAGGTGATAGTCCTTTCACACTCTTGCAGGATTATGCCTCCAACGAAAGTTCTGATGATGAGGCTCATCTGGTACCTACCACAGCTGCCCTATCTGTTAAAAAGGACTCTGTACCTCTTGATACAGATTTCAAGGTTGACTGGGGCGCAGATCTTGGGGCTAAGAGTGCTTTGGAGTCTCACAAGGGGCTTGAGCAGCTGCCTCAATCATCTATTTTGAAACCAGAAAGTGTTGTAGTGGAGGCTGAGATGCCATATACAACTGGAAAACCAGAGGATTTTGTTGATAATACTTATGGGAATCAAGAATCTCCTAAAGGTGGTATTCCACAGAGGGAATACCAACAAAAAGTTTTTCTGATAGATGATGCTTATTTCGAAAAGCAAAAAGTTGCAAAGAGCTTTTCTTCTACATCAAAGCTTGATAAATTTGGAAGGTTGATTAAAGCAGGTGCTAGTGACAGTGAATCTGATGGTTCACCTTGCTTTAGTCGTCGCCAAGGTAAAAGAAGTAGAAATAGGAGCAGAAGTCGATCTCCTCATGATACCAGGTGGAGGAGAAGTCCAtggagaagaagggaaaagCGTGGCCGGTCTCGTAGGTATGCATAAATTTTACTTGTCCGACTTATATCTAGGTAATGTTTTTCCTCTATTGTATCATGAATTATGGGATGTATGAAATTTCAATATCTGCTGCTGATTGCTCTGTAGCTTGTCTCCAAAGAGACGACGGAGTAGGAGCAGATCACCTTTATTTCAACATGGTGAGGATAAAATGAGAAGGGACAAGAGTCACCGTTCAGAATGCTTTGACTTCATTAGAGGCAAGTGTTACCGTGGAGCATCCTGTCGATATCTGCACTGTGAGGACAAGAGTGATAGATCAAGATCTTATAAGAGGAAGGAACAATTTCAAGATCTGCCATATAGTTCAAGGAGTTCTGATCTCCATGAAAAAACTGAAATTCCTTACAAGAAGTTATCTCGGGAGCATGATGGAGGCAGGATTCAACAGTTGAAGCCTCAAAAAGTTAAAGCTAATACTGATGGAAAAAAGCATACGAATGAGGAGATGAATGAAGCTGTGACATGTTTTCCTGATAAAAGTGGTCCTGTGGAGCCTCTGGTCAACCCAATTCTGGAGGCTAACATCGAAAAGATCCCTGACATTGCTGCCCATTGCAGGCTCTCTCCGTCCAAGAATTTGGATGTCCATCAATCTCAAGGTAATTCTTCTGATCAGTTTTTACGGAATGCTGATTACCAGCATCAACAGAGGGATACTTCTTGTCATCCCAAATGTTCACCTGTCCACGCATCAGCTTCTGACCCAAGCCCCCATCAGATGGACAAAAGTTGTGTGAATGAGGAGGGTGCCAATGAATCACGTGTTACTTTGAGTACTATGAATGAAACTTTGCCATGTCAGAGTGTTTCATCTCAACCTATGGTACATAAGGAGTCAATTTCATCAGATCATCGTTACCATTTGCCACCGTCCTTTGCCTTGGTCTCTCAGGATACAAGTTCCTCATTCAATCAAGAGATGCCGAGAGACTATAATCTGATTTCACCTGCTGGGGTATTTCCCTCTCATTCTTCATCCGTTGACAGTCATCATCTTTATCAGCCTTCGGTTTGTCACTCTCATTCTCAATTTCCTTTTCCACCAAACCCAACCTGGAGTTCTGTTCCACCACCATCAGCACTGTATCATCATCCTCCACCACCTTCTGCATTTGTCAGTGATAGGAATTTAACACCTGGACCATATACAGCTTCTTCAGCACACACGATGCAGAATATGCTGCCTCGAACAAATGATTTCTCTTCTCAGACCTCTGCCAGGCCTTTCTTAACTGAATTCCCTATTTCTAGTGTTGGAAAGAATCAGGTATATCCTCCAATGCAGGAGCCAAATCGACCTCCAGATCAGTTGAATGACCTCCATCCGAGGACATTTCCTGTAAGCCAGCCAAGTCAGTCACATGGACGTACTGGCCTGGTTGGGGAAGGTCAATTTACTGGACAGCCTGTTCCTGGTTTATATTCTTCGAACTCATTTGATAAGGACAAGAAGCACTCTCAGACCATGCCCTTTTCAAGGGAATCACCACTGAAGAGGGCCCAAGCATTTCCTAGTGACACTTTGCCACCAGGTGAAATTCCTACCATTATTCtgccaattttttttaacaatatattggggaaacatttttttttttttttattttaaattgggGAAGCATTCTTATGTATCGGTACCCTGCAGTTGACGGTGTTTCTTCTATTCATCATGAGCATGGAAATCTCAGTTCTACTATGCCAAGCTACACAACTGATTTTCTTGACAGGAATCAGCCATCTGTTTTGTCTGACTTTGGTATATCAAGAATATCAGACCGATTTAATCCTTATGCATCCACTTTTGACCAGCCACTGAGCTCGAAATTTAGCTGCAGTAGTTTACTCCAGGAAAGGGACAGGCCATTTGGTAATCAGTTGGGTGCTGCGCACAGCTTCAGCCAAGTCCCAGTTGGTGGGAGAGATATTGCAAATCGTGGCTCAGGAAATTTGATGTCTTCACAAAATTCTGCTCAGCCTCTAGATGGGATTTCACCACGGCCTGGTGATGGCCAGTATGATCCTATCTATGATAGTATTGAGCCATCTTTAAATTCAGTCAGGAAATCCAATTATGGTCAAAAGCATGAGATAACAGATGAATCTGATGTTATTGTGAGGTCCAGTGGGTCTAATAAGTCATTGGATAAGAAAGAACACAAGCTTAAAGGGGCTGTATGTGATGAAGAAATTGGATCCTTAGAGAATGATGAGTACGGGGAGACAGCAGATGGAGAAGTGGGTGCTGTTGAAAATGGAAGCCCAAGTAATTTGAATGATGCTGCAGAGACTGCTGCAGGAGAGGTTGAGATTGATCAGGTGAAGGCACCTGGGAAAAGCAAGAAGAGCAAGGATTCCAGATCAATGAAGCTGTTCAAAGTTGCCCTTGCAGATTTTGTGAAGGAAGTTCTGAAGCCGTCGTGGCGCCAGGGCAGTATGAGTAAAGAGGCATTTAAGACTATTGTCAAGAAAACTGTTGACAGGGTGTCTGGAGCTATGAAAAGCCACCATATCCCCAAATCTCAAGCAAAGATTGATCACTACATTGACTCATCACAAAGAAAATTGACTAAGCTCGTGATGGTATGTCCCTTGc encodes:
- the LOC140004521 gene encoding uncharacterized protein isoform X1; the encoded protein is MYGSRNYATPADQGPYTSNPPLQHCPPAPPPAFSRSSHLPLPTAIQQSRLQIPLHVGHLGHPVYQYTPSGTPQQGPLSPVLSSGINSQPFFALPPPPAPQPLQVPGSSRVQLPLQWTHTTFFSPTGPPSVSRVLPQPPSQGQTQFSSQVHQAQAGSMQPQIQPNPPASSLCTSPPVGSFKHSMPQLSTTAPAGPPALPPPPPLPSPPGSPPTRSSSPPPTSLSTFSKSCTLIAVPAASKPAYHHEIGSRDNKSSSLETSDQVGDAVHDGEAGGKSVSALRKNLISDLPSPPPKPADDRTVHSIEVLCQYIAKNGPEFEILTRQKESGNPEFKFLFGGEPGSETAVAHEYFLWTKRKYLLGSGSVENQGDHDLLLRPSGRSASQLKNAKNVSPSYSPVDSDMDMEDDITHPDEEPQNCTPNEISHETIPVSNRLDKWQELQPLPGIAEHSLAKDALDETLTYSGWQVSEELIQGAGISPDQNRSIIRKSVTKLGGLIASSSGDVENLSTSNVTKTSELLEVISQTNTSAHLAEVRLEKLPTQLVTQGDSPFTLLQDYASNESSDDEAHLVPTTAALSVKKDSVPLDTDFKVDWGADLGAKSALESHKGLEQLPQSSILKPESVVVEAEMPYTTGKPEDFVDNTYGNQESPKGGIPQREYQQKVFLIDDAYFEKQKVAKSFSSTSKLDKFGRLIKAGASDSESDGSPCFSRRQGKRSRNRSRSRSPHDTRWRRSPWRRREKRGRSRSLSPKRRRSRSRSPLFQHGEDKMRRDKSHRSECFDFIRGKCYRGASCRYLHCEDKSDRSRSYKRKEQFQDLPYSSRSSDLHEKTEIPYKKLSREHDGGRIQQLKPQKVKANTDGKKHTNEEMNEAVTCFPDKSGPVEPLVNPILEANIEKIPDIAAHCRLSPSKNLDVHQSQGNSSDQFLRNADYQHQQRDTSCHPKCSPVHASASDPSPHQMDKSCVNEEGANESRVTLSTMNETLPCQSVSSQPMVHKESISSDHRYHLPPSFALVSQDTSSSFNQEMPRDYNLISPAGVFPSHSSSVDSHHLYQPSVCHSHSQFPFPPNPTWSSVPPPSALYHHPPPPSAFVSDRNLTPGPYTASSAHTMQNMLPRTNDFSSQTSARPFLTEFPISSVGKNQVYPPMQEPNRPPDQLNDLHPRTFPVSQPSQSHGRTGLVGEGQFTGQPVPGLYSSNSFDKDKKHSQTMPFSRESPLKRAQAFPSDTLPPVDGVSSIHHEHGNLSSTMPSYTTDFLDRNQPSVLSDFGISRISDRFNPYASTFDQPLSSKFSCSSLLQERDRPFGNQLGAAHSFSQVPVGGRDIANRGSGNLMSSQNSAQPLDGISPRPGDGQYDPIYDSIEPSLNSVRKSNYGQKHEITDESDVIVRSSGSNKSLDKKEHKLKGAVCDEEIGSLENDEYGETADGEVGAVENGSPSNLNDAAETAAGEVEIDQVKAPGKSKKSKDSRSMKLFKVALADFVKEVLKPSWRQGSMSKEAFKTIVKKTVDRVSGAMKSHHIPKSQAKIDHYIDSSQRKLTKLVMGYVDKYVKV
- the LOC140004521 gene encoding uncharacterized protein isoform X3; this translates as MQPQIQPNPPASSLCTSPPVGSFKHSMPQLSTTAPAGPPALPPPPPLPSPPGSPPTRSSSPPPTSLSTFSKSCTLIAVPAASKPAYHHEIGSRDNKSSSLETSDQVGDAVHDGEAGGKSVSALRKNLISDLPSPPPKPADDRTVHSIEVLCQYIAKNGPEFEILTRQKESGNPEFKFLFGGEPGSETAVAHEYFLWTKRKYLLGSGSVENQGDHDLLLRPSGRSASQLKNAKNVSPSYSPVDSDMDMEDDITHPDEEPQNCTPNEISHETIPVSNRLDKWQELQPLPGIAEHSLAKDALDETLTYSGWQVSEELIQGAGISPDQNRSIIRKSVTKLGGLIASSSGDVENLSTSNVTKTSELLEVISQTNTSAHLAEVRLEKLPTQLVTQGDSPFTLLQDYASNESSDDEAHLVPTTAALSVKKDSVPLDTDFKVDWGADLGAKSALESHKGLEQLPQSSILKPESVVVEAEMPYTTGKPEDFVDNTYGNQESPKGGIPQREYQQKVFLIDDAYFEKQKVAKSFSSTSKLDKFGRLIKAGASDSESDGSPCFSRRQGKRSRNRSRSRSPHDTRWRRSPWRRREKRGRSRSLSPKRRRSRSRSPLFQHGEDKMRRDKSHRSECFDFIRGKCYRGASCRYLHCEDKSDRSRSYKRKEQFQDLPYSSRSSDLHEKTEIPYKKLSREHDGGRIQQLKPQKVKANTDGKKHTNEEMNEAVTCFPDKSGPVEPLVNPILEANIEKIPDIAAHCRLSPSKNLDVHQSQGNSSDQFLRNADYQHQQRDTSCHPKCSPVHASASDPSPHQMDKSCVNEEGANESRVTLSTMNETLPCQSVSSQPMVHKESISSDHRYHLPPSFALVSQDTSSSFNQEMPRDYNLISPAGVFPSHSSSVDSHHLYQPSVCHSHSQFPFPPNPTWSSVPPPSALYHHPPPPSAFVSDRNLTPGPYTASSAHTMQNMLPRTNDFSSQTSARPFLTEFPISSVGKNQVYPPMQEPNRPPDQLNDLHPRTFPVSQPSQSHGRTGLVGEGQFTGQPVPGLYSSNSFDKDKKHSQTMPFSRESPLKRAQAFPSDTLPPVDGVSSIHHEHGNLSSTMPSYTTDFLDRNQPSVLSDFGISRISDRFNPYASTFDQPLSSKFSCSSLLQERDRPFGNQLGAAHSFSQVPVGGRDIANRGSGNLMSSQNSAQPLDGISPRPGDGQYDPIYDSIEPSLNSVRKSNYGQKHEITDESDVIVRSSGSNKSLDKKEHKLKGAVCDEEIGSLENDEYGETADGEVGAVENGSPSNLNDAAETAAGEVEIDQVKAPGKSKKSKDSRSMKLFKVALADFVKEVLKPSWRQGSMSKEAFKTIVKKTVDRVSGAMKSHHIPKSQAKIDHYIDSSQRKLTKLVMGYVDKYVKV
- the LOC140004521 gene encoding uncharacterized protein isoform X2 gives rise to the protein MYGSRNYATPADQGPYTSNPPLQHCPPAPPPAFSRSSHLPLPTAIQQSRLQIPLHVGHLGHPVYQYTPSGTPQQGPLSPVLSSGINSQPFFALPPPPAPQPLQVPGSSRVQLPLQWTHTTFFSPTGPPSVSRVLPQPPSQGQTQFSSQVHQAQAGSMQPQIQPNPPASSLCTSPPVGSFKHSMPQLSTTAPAGPPALPPPPPLPSPPGSPPTRSSSPPPTSLSTFSKSCTLIAVPAASKPAYHHEIGSRDNKSSSLETSDQVGDAVHDGEAGGKSVSALRKNLISDLPSPPPKPADDRTVHSIEVLCQYIAKNGPEFEILTRQKESGNPEFKFLFGGEPGSETAVAHEYFLWTKRKYLLGSGSVENQGDHDLLLRPSGRSASQLKNAKNVSPSYSPVDSDMDMEGAGISPDQNRSIIRKSVTKLGGLIASSSGDVENLSTSNVTKTSELLEVISQTNTSAHLAEVRLEKLPTQLVTQGDSPFTLLQDYASNESSDDEAHLVPTTAALSVKKDSVPLDTDFKVDWGADLGAKSALESHKGLEQLPQSSILKPESVVVEAEMPYTTGKPEDFVDNTYGNQESPKGGIPQREYQQKVFLIDDAYFEKQKVAKSFSSTSKLDKFGRLIKAGASDSESDGSPCFSRRQGKRSRNRSRSRSPHDTRWRRSPWRRREKRGRSRSLSPKRRRSRSRSPLFQHGEDKMRRDKSHRSECFDFIRGKCYRGASCRYLHCEDKSDRSRSYKRKEQFQDLPYSSRSSDLHEKTEIPYKKLSREHDGGRIQQLKPQKVKANTDGKKHTNEEMNEAVTCFPDKSGPVEPLVNPILEANIEKIPDIAAHCRLSPSKNLDVHQSQGNSSDQFLRNADYQHQQRDTSCHPKCSPVHASASDPSPHQMDKSCVNEEGANESRVTLSTMNETLPCQSVSSQPMVHKESISSDHRYHLPPSFALVSQDTSSSFNQEMPRDYNLISPAGVFPSHSSSVDSHHLYQPSVCHSHSQFPFPPNPTWSSVPPPSALYHHPPPPSAFVSDRNLTPGPYTASSAHTMQNMLPRTNDFSSQTSARPFLTEFPISSVGKNQVYPPMQEPNRPPDQLNDLHPRTFPVSQPSQSHGRTGLVGEGQFTGQPVPGLYSSNSFDKDKKHSQTMPFSRESPLKRAQAFPSDTLPPVDGVSSIHHEHGNLSSTMPSYTTDFLDRNQPSVLSDFGISRISDRFNPYASTFDQPLSSKFSCSSLLQERDRPFGNQLGAAHSFSQVPVGGRDIANRGSGNLMSSQNSAQPLDGISPRPGDGQYDPIYDSIEPSLNSVRKSNYGQKHEITDESDVIVRSSGSNKSLDKKEHKLKGAVCDEEIGSLENDEYGETADGEVGAVENGSPSNLNDAAETAAGEVEIDQVKAPGKSKKSKDSRSMKLFKVALADFVKEVLKPSWRQGSMSKEAFKTIVKKTVDRVSGAMKSHHIPKSQAKIDHYIDSSQRKLTKLVMGYVDKYVKV